DNA from Archaeoglobus veneficus SNP6:
TGAAGAGATGGTAAGTTGCAAAGAGGATTATGAAAGACAGAATACTCGACCCACTTATGAGTAGTGTAACCCCTATGAGTAGTAACGAAAAACGGGAGACAAAGTTTGTAAGAAGTGAGATCTTTTTTCTACTGTACTTTTCAGCGAAAATAGCTGAAGGAAGCTGAATGAGCTGCGAAAGGAAGGGGATTGCAGCAACCAGGCCTATTATAAATGGATCCGCGTTTACAGAGGCGAGGTAAGAGCTTACGATCGACACAGTTACAAGGGAAAACATTATCTGAGACGCTATCCCATCCATCAAAAGGTTCCTGAGGCTTCTATTAAGATCTATGTCTCTCTCCTTCTCCATATGAGGTCTTTCTCGCCGAGCAGTAGTCGGAATCCTCGCAGTATTTAAGGGTGGCGGTCGTTCAATTAAAAAATAAAATAAAAATGACAGTGTTATTTCGAGAGTACACGAGAGACATCAAGTTTAAATACCGGAGAGCGATTGAATAGCGGGCCAAGAGGGCTCAGACCGGTATGCACCCCGATCTATGTAAGAATGGCAGTCTGGAGCTGTTTTCGGTTGAAGGAGGCAGTTTATGATAGAGCTGGCAATCTTCATTATTACGTACTTCCTCATCTCAGTTCAGAACGTTCGCGGCATAAAGCTCGACAGGCCAGCAGCTTCAACAGTAGGGGCTGCGTTAACGGTTGCTCTCGGCGTTCTGAGCCTTGAAGAGGCTGTTCATAGCATCGACTACAACACGATAATCCTGCTCTTCAGCATGATGGTTCTGAGCGCTTACTTCGGCATCGCTGGCTTTTTCGACTACGTAGCCTGCAAAATCCTCAAAAAAGCTGGAAGTGGTAGAAAACTTCTCCTCATGGTCGTTGTAACTTCCGGCTTTCTATCTGCTCTCTTCGTAAACGACACGATATGCGTTTTCATGACTCCCGTTGTTATCAGGCTCGCCCTCGCAGCGGGCATGAACCCCGTTCCGCTTCTTATCGCCCTCGTTACTTCAGCCAACATAGGCAGCGCTGCAACGATAATAGGCAACCCTCAGAACATGCTCATAGGTATAGCTTCGGGCATACCATTTACAGAGTTTACAGTTAATATGCTCCCACCGAGCATCGTAGGCCTCGTCCTCTGTTATCTCCTTGTTTACCTCATATACAGGAAGGAGTTTGAGAGATACAGTCCGGGCGAGATTGTTCCAAAGGTTAATAGGGGACTTGCCCTTAGAACGGCGGCTGTCTTTGCCCTCGTGCTCACACTCTTCGTAACTGAGGTTTATCCCATCCCTCTCTCCGCCCTCATAGGCGCTGCGACGATGTTTGTGGTTGGGGGCGTAAGACCAAAGGAGGTTCTCGAGAGGGTTGACTGGACCCTGCTGCTCCTCTTCTCCAACCTCTTCATCGTCATGCACGGTTTCGAGAAGGAGTACGGAGAATACCTCATTTCGCTGGTGCATGC
Protein-coding regions in this window:
- a CDS encoding anion transporter, which encodes MIELAIFIITYFLISVQNVRGIKLDRPAASTVGAALTVALGVLSLEEAVHSIDYNTIILLFSMMVLSAYFGIAGFFDYVACKILKKAGSGRKLLLMVVVTSGFLSALFVNDTICVFMTPVVIRLALAAGMNPVPLLIALVTSANIGSAATIIGNPQNMLIGIASGIPFTEFTVNMLPPSIVGLVLCYLLVYLIYRKEFERYSPGEIVPKVNRGLALRTAAVFALVLTLFVTEVYPIPLSALIGAATMFVVGGVRPKEVLERVDWTLLLLFSNLFIVMHGFEKEYGEYLISLVHAGDSLASSLTLSAITVVGSNLVSNVPYVMMVLPALKAIDGKLWYIVAMASTFAGNLTLIGSVANLIVAETAERYGIAINFGEYLKVGVPLTILTVLVGTIIVYYM